The segment TCGCCTACAACCCGGAGAGCGGCGCGCTCAACGCCTTCTTCGACGCGATCGGGCTCGACGGTGTGCAGCCGGACTGGCTGGGGGATCCGCAGATCGCGCTGTGGTGTGTGATGGCGGCGATGGTGTGGGCCAATGTCGGCTTCTATGTCGTGCTCTTCTCCGCCGGTATGAGCTCCATTCCGAAGGATTTCTACGAGGCCGCGCTGCTGGACGGTGCGAACCGCTTCAACACCTTCTTCCGGATCACCCTGCCGCTGCTGTGGGACACCGTTCAGACCGGCTGGATCTATATGGGCATTCTCGCCCTGGACGTATCGGCCTTCGCCTTCGTGCAGATCATGAGCGTCGGTCCGGGCGGCCCCGACTATTCGACCGAGGTCCTCCCGCTGTACGTGTACCAGAAGACCTTCCGGGACGGTCAGGCCGGATATGCGACCGCGATCGGGGTTTCCCTGCTGATCGTGACCCTCGTCTTCTCGGCCGTCGTCATGCGGCTGGGCCGGCGCGAGCGACTGGAGTTCTGATGAGTGCGCAGACCGACCCCGCGGACCTCCCGGGGGTGACGAAGGAGCACACACCGGCTCCGGACGCGGCGCGGCTGCCCGGCCCGCGCGGCGGCCAGGCGCACAAGGACGGCCACGGTGGCGGAAGCAGTGAGGGCAAGGTCCTCAATGTCTTCTCGCACGGAGTCCTGGTGATCTGGGGCCTGTTGGTCACCATGCCGCTGCTGTGGGCGGTGGTGAGCTCCTTCAAGGACGACAGCGAGATCTTCGGCTCACCCTGGGGGCTGCCGTCGGTCCTGCACTTCGAGAACTGGTCGCGCGCCTGGGACAAGGCGAACATGGGCCAGTACTTCCTCAACTCGCTGATCGTCGTGGGCGGTTCGCTGATCGGCACGATGCTGCTGGGTTCGATGGCGGCGTATGTCCTGGCCCGCTTCGACTTCCCCGGCAACCGCTTTCTGTACTTCCTGTTCGTGGGAGGGATGGGCTTCCCGGTCATCCTGGCGCTGGTCCCGCTGTTCTTCGTCATGAAGAACATGGCGCTGCTGGACACGTACCACGGGCTGATCCTGGTCTATATCGCCTACTCGCTGCCGTTCACGGTCTTCTTCCTCAGCGGGTTCTTCAGAACGCTGCCCACGTCGGTGGCCGAGGCGGCGCTCATCGACGGCGCCTCGCACACCCGCACCTTCTTCCAGGTGATGCTGCCGATGGCCAAGCCCGGCCTGATCAGCGTCGGCATCTTCAACTTCCTCGGCCAGTGGAATCAGTATCTGCTGCCGACGGTGCTCAACGTCGGTGAGCCGGACAAGAAGATGCTGACGCAGGGTCTGGTGGCCCTGGCGGTGAGTCAGGGCTACAAGGGGGACTGGTCCGGTCTGTTCGCCGGGCTGACGATCGCGATGCTGCCGGTGCTCGCCGCGTACATCATCTTCCAGCGGCAGGTGGTGGCCGGTCTGACGGCCGGCGCACTGAAGTAGGGGGGGGCGGGCCGGGCGCCGCTTCAGAGGCAGGCGGTCCGGCGGTCCGGCGAAAGATTCGCGCCACCTTGGCGTGCCCTCCGGCACGCCTCCCGGGGCGGCTCCGCGGCGGCGGGGCCGCCTTCATGGGTGCCCGGATCAGCCGCTTTCCGATCATGCCGGGCTCAACGCCTTGACGAGACTTCCCGGCTGGCGTTCTGCTTAGAGTTCACATGTTGAATCGATGGCCGCCCCCCGAAGACGTGGGTGCGGTCGGCGGGCGGTCGTCGTGCCTCCCCAGCTGCCGCTGGGAGGCGCCCCCGGCCCCAGACGGGAGTGGATGAGTCGATGGAGACTCCAGGGTCGCAGTCCTCACTGCACCGGGCCAATCTGGAGCGGGTCGTACGCGCGGTGCGTATGGCGGGCTCACTCACGCAGGCGGAGATCGCCCGGAGCACGGGGCTGTCCGCGGCCACCGTTTCCAACATCGTTCGCGAGTTGAAGGACGGCGGGACCGTCGAGGTGACGCCGACCTCGGCGGGCGGGCGGCGGGCGCGCAGTGTCTCGCTCTCCGGCGATGCGGGCATCGTCGTAGGGGTCGATTTCGGGCATTCCCATCTGCGGGTGGCGGTCGGCAACCTCGCCCACCAGGTGCTCGCCGAGGAGGCCGAGCCGATCGATGTGGACGCCTCCGCCGCCGAGGGCTTCGACCGGGCGGAACAGCTGGTCAACCGGCTGATCGCGGCCACCGGGATCGACGCCGGCAAGGTCGTCGGCGTCGGCCTCGGCGTGCCGGGGCCGATCGACGTCGAATCCGGGACGCTCGGCTCCACGGCGATCCTGCCGGGCTGGACGGGCACGAACCCCGGACAGGAACTCTCCGGGCGCCTCGGGGTGCCCGTCCACGTCGACAACGACGCCAACCTCGGCGCCCTGGGCGAGCTGGTGTGGGGCGGCGGCCGCGGGGCCGCCGACCTGGCGTACATCAAGGTCGCCAGCGGTGTCGGCGCCGGGCTGGTGATCAGCGGGCAGATCTACCGCGGGCCGGGCGGTACGGCGGGCGAGATCGGGCACATCACGCTGGACGAGGCCGGTCCGGTGTGCCGCTGCGGCAACCGCGGCTGCCTGGAGACCTTCACCGCGGCCCGGTACGTCCTCCCGCTGCTTCAGCCGAGCCACGGGCCCGATCTGACCATGGCGCGGGTGGTCCAGCTGGCCCGCGACGGCGACCCGGGCTGCCGCCGGGTCATCGCGGACGTAGGGCGCTATATCGGCAGTGGTGTGGCGAATCTGTGCAATCTGCTCAATCCCAGCCGAGTGGTGCTCGGCGGGGATCTTGCCGAGGCCGGTGAGCTGGTGCTCGCGCCGATCCGTGAGTCGGTGTCGCGGTACGCGATCCCCAGCGCGGCACGGCAGTTGGGGATCGTCCCCGGCACGCTCGGCGGCCGCGCGGAGGTGCTCGGCGCGCTGGCGCTGGTGCTGAGCGAGATGGGCGATTCGACCCTGCTCGACGGGGTGCAGCCGGCGGACGCACCTGCCCTGGCGTGAGCGCGCTGAGTTCACGCAGCTAACGCATGGCACCGTTGTCATCTCGTTAAGGATTTACTCCTTGACGGTCGGCTGGCGGCCGAGTTGACTTCCAGCCACCTCGGCCGCAACGACGCGGCCTCGTCAGGGAGGCACCCCCATGAATGTTTGGACGCGTCGCGTCGTCATAGGCACTGCCGCCGTCTCGATGGCGCTCTCCGTGGCCGCCTGCGGCAAGGCCGGTGACGGCGCCAAGTCGGGCGGCGGCGACAACAAGACCATCGGTCTGCTGCTTCCGGAGAACAAGACCACCCGCTACGAGACCTTCGACCGCCCGCTCATGGAGTCGAAGATCCACGCGCTGTGCAGCGACTGCAAGGTGCAGTACAACAACGCCTCGCAGGACACCGAGAACCAGAAGAAGCAGTTCGACGCGCTGATCACCCAGGGCGTGAAGGTGATCATCCTGGACCCCGTCGACTACAAGGCGACCAAGTCCTGGGTGAACCAGGCCGCCAAGAAGGGCGTGAAGGTCGTCGCCTACGACCGGCTGGCCGAGGGCAACATCTCCGCCTACGTGTCCTACGACAACGAGAAGATCGGCCGCCTCCAGGGCCAGGCGCTGGTCAAGGCGCTCGGCGACAAGGCCAAGGACAGCAATGTCGTCATGATCAACGGTTCGCCGACCGACCCGAACATGCCGTTCTTCAAGAAGGGCGCCCACAGCGTCCTCGACAAGCAGGTCAAGAAGGTCGCGTACGAGCAGGACATCCCCGACTGGTCGCCTGACGAGGCCAACAAGAAGATGAGCGCCGCCCTTGACTCGCTCGGCAAGGACGGCTTCCAGGGCGTCTACTCCGGCAACGACGGCATGGCCGGCGGCATCATCACCGCGCTCAAGCAGAAGGGCGTGGACGTCCCGGTCGGCGGCCAGGACGCCGAGCTCGCGGGTCTCCAGCGGATCCTCAAGGGTGACCAGGCCTTCACCATTTACAAGCAGATCAAGCCGCAGGCCGACTCCACGGCCGAGATCGCCGTCAAGCTGCTCAAGGGCGAGAAGATCGACTCCCTGACGGACACCAAGGTCGACAGCCTCAGCGGCGAGGTCAAGGACATCCCGGCCAAGCTGTACGACGCGCAGATCGTGACCAAGGACAACATCGCGTCCACGATCCTCAAGGACAAGGTCTACAAGGCGAGCCAGATCTGCACCGGCGACGCCAAGAAGGCCTGCGAGACGGCCGGCATCAAGTAAAAGGCCCCGGGCCCCGGCCCCGGGCCGTCCGGCGCCGACTCCCCGGCCCCGGTCCCACGGCCCTCGGCCCCGGCCCCGGGCCCCACGGCCCCAGGCTCCCGGTCAGACGGGGCCGCGCGGCACCGCCCGCGGCCCCGGACCGGCCGTATCCCCACCGGTCCGCACTCCGACCGGTCCCTACCCCGACCGGCCCGCACCCCACCGGTCCGTACCCCGACCGGCCCGCGAGACCGGCCCCTACCCCTACCGGCCCGTACCCGCGCCGCCCCGCCCCGGGCGCGGACGCCGGACCGTCCCCCGTAAGCCCCCCGCTCCACGCACCACCATCCCCGCCGTTGTGACGGCGGCGAAGGAGATGATTCACGTGTCCGCTACGCCTGTGCTGGCGTTGCGCGGAATCTCCAAGCGGTTCGGCGCCGTCCAGGCACTCACGGACGTCACCCTGGAGATCCACCCCGGTGAGGTGGTCGCCCTCGTCGGCGACAACGGCGCCGGCAAGTCCACCCTCGTCAAGACCATCTCGGGCGTTCACCCGGTCGACGACGGCGCCATCGAATGGCAGGGCGCGACGGTCCGCATCAACAAGCCGCACGACGCCCAGGAACTCGGCGTCGCCACCGTCTACCAGGACCTCGCGCTCTGCGACAACCTCGATGTCGTCGCCAACCTCTTCCTCGGCAACGAGACCCGCACCGTCGGCGTCCTCGACGAGATCGCCATGGAGAAGCGGGCCAAGGAGCTGCTGGACACCCTGTCCATCCGGATCCCCAGCGTCCGGATCCCGGTCGCGGCGCTCTCCGGTGGTCAGCGGCAGGTCGTCGCCATCGCCCGGGCACTGATCGGCGACCCGAAGGTCGTCATCCTGGACGAGCCCACCGCCGCGCTCGGTGTCGAGCAGACCGCGCAGGTCCTCGACCTCGTCGAGCGGCTGCGGGAGCGCGGTCTGGGCGTGATCCTCATCAGCCACAACATGGCCGATGTGCAGGCCGTCGCGGACCGGGTCGCGGTGCTGCGGCTGGGCCGCAACAACGGTGTCTTCGACGTCGAGGGCACCTCCCACGAAGAGATCATCGCCGCCATCACCGGCGCCTCGGACAACGCCGTGACCCGCCGCAAGGCGCGCACGGACCAGGTGAAGAAGGAGGTCGGGGCATGAGTGACCTGACCAAGGAGCCGGCGGCGACCGAGCCCGGGGCGGCGGAGGACGCGGAGACCACGGAGGCCCCCGCCACGGACGCCCCGGCTGCGGACACCCCGGAGACGGACGCCCCGGCCGCGGACACCCCGGCCGCGGACGCCGTCCAGGCGGCCGCCGTCGACCCCCGGCTGCTCGTCCGCGAGCAGGGCTTCGCCGGCTACCTCAACGACTTCAAGCGCCGGGTGCGCGGCGGTGAGCTGGGCTCGCTGCCGGTCATCATCGGCCTGTTCGTCATCGCGGTCGTCTTCCAGCTGAAGAACAGCAGCTTCCTGTCCGCGGACAGCCTCGCCAACATCGGCGTCTACACCTCGGGCCTCGGCATCATGGCCGTCGGCATCGTCTTCGTGCTGCTGCTCGGCGAGATCGACCTGTCCGTCGGCTCGGTGGCGGGCGTCGGCGCGGCCGTGTGGGCCGTACTCAGCGTCACCAACGGCGTCAATGACTGGGTCGCGGTGCTGATCGCCATCGCGACCGGTGTGGCGATCGGCGCCCTGCACGGGTTCTTTTTCGCCAAGATCGGAGTGCCGGCCTTCGTCGTCACCCTGGCCGGTTTCCTCGGCTGGAGCGGTCTCCAGATCTGGATGATGGGCAAGGAAGGTTCCATCAACACGCCGAGCGGCAGTGTCGTGGAGAACCTCACCGGCTACTACTTCGAGGACAAGGGCGCCGCCTACGGTCTCGCCCTGGTCGCGGTGCTCGCCTACGCCGGATCGCTGCTGCTGGACAGCAAGCGCCGCCGGGCCGCCGCGCTGCCGTCCCGGCCGCTCAGCGAGATCCTGCTGCGCACCGGCGTGGTCGCGGTGCTCGCCTTCGTCGTCGCCTATGTCCTGAACGAGCCGGCCGGCGCCCGCGGTCTGCCGCTGGCCCTGGTGCTGTTCCTCGCGGTCCTGGTCATCGCCGACTTCGTGGTGCGCCGTACCACCTATGGACGGCAGATCTTCGCGGTCGGCGGCAACGCCGAGGCGGCCCGCCGCGCCGGTATCAATGTCAACAAGATCCGGATCAGCGTCTTCGCGGTGTCCGGCATGCTGGCGGCCTTCGGCGGACTGTTCATCGCCAGCCTCTCCGGTGGCGCCACCAAGAACCTGGGCTCCGGCAACACCCTGATGAACGTCATCGCGGCGGCCGTCATCGGCGGCACCAGCCTCTTCGGCGGCCGCGGCAAGATCTGGTCCGCGCTGCTGGGCATGCTGGTCATCCAGTCGATCCAGCAGGGCCTGAACCTGCTCGGCATGGCCAGTGAGATCCAGTACATGATCACCGGCGCGGTGCTGCTCGCCGCCGTGGTGATCGACTCGGTCTCCCGCCGGACGCAGAAAACGGCCGGACGTACCTGACCGCGGTCCCCGTCCGACGGCACCGGCCCCCACCGGGCATCATCCGGTGGGGGCCGTTCCGCGCGCGGTGACGTATGCCGTGCGGTGCGCCGAAACCCGGGTTCACCCGAGTGACATACATCGCAAGGCCCGGGCGTCGGCGCGGCGGGCGCGACATTAGACTCATCTGATCGGCAAGCTCGATCCACGGCAGCAGGCAGCAAGCAGCAAGGAGGCAGGGGTGCAGGAGGTGCCGCGCAAGGCGAGTCCGGCCGGGGTGGTGGCGGGCGACGGGAGGGCGCTGCTTTCCCGTATCAAGGGACCGCGCGATCTGGACCGACTGAGCTCGGAGCAGCTCGAGCAGCTGGCGGGGGAGATCCGTACCTTCCTCGTCGATGAGGTGTCCAAGACTGGCGGACACCTCGGCCCCAACCTCGGCGTGGTCGAGCTGACCATCGCCCTGCACCGTGTCTTCGACTCCCCGAAGGACAAGGTCCTCTTCGACACCGGGCACCAGTCCTACGTCCACAAGCTGCTCACCGGCCGTCAGGACTTCTCCAAGCTCAAGGCGAAGGGCGGCCTGTCGGGCTACCCCTCCCGTGCCGAGTCCGAGCACGACGTCATCGAGAACAGCCACGCCTCCACGGTGCTGGGCTGGGCCGAGGGCATCGCGAAGGCCAACGAGGTACGCGGCTGCGACAACCGGGTCGCCGCGGTCATCGGTGACGGTGCGCTGACCGGCGGCATGGCCTGGGAGGCGCTGAACAACATCGCCGCCGCCAAGGACCGCCCGCTCGTCATCGTCGTCAACGACAACGAGCGCTCCTACGCCCCGACCATCGGCGGCCTCGCCAACCATCTGGCGACGCTGCGCACCACGGACGGCTACGAGCGCTTCCTGGCCCGCGGCAAGGACCTGCTGGAGCGCACGCCCGTCGTCGGCAAGCCGCTCTACGAGACCCTGCACGGCGCCAAGAAGGGCCTGAAGGACTTCATCGCCCCGCAGGGCATGTTCGAGGACCTGGGCCTGAAGTACGTCGGCCCGATCGACGGCCACGACATCGAGGCGCTGGAATCCGCCCTGACGCGCGCCAAGCGCTTCGGCGGCCCGGTCATCGTCCACTGCCTCACCGAGAAGGGCCGCGGCTACCAGCCCGCCCTCCAGGACGAGGCGGACCGCTTCCACGCCGTCGGCAAGATCCACCCCGACACCGGCCTGCCCATCTCCTCGGGCGGCAAGGACTGGACGTCCGTCTTCGGCGACGAGATGGTCGAACTCGGCAAGGAGCGCAAGGACATCGTCGCCATCACGGCGGCCATGCTCCAGCCCGTCGGCCTGGACAAGTTCGCCAAGGCCTTCCCCGACCGCGTCTACGACGTCGGCATCGCCGAGCAGCACGCGGCGGTCTCCGCCGCGGGCATGGCCACCGGCGGTCTGCACCCGGTCTTCGCCGTCTACGCCACCTTCCTCAACCGCGCCTTCGACCAGGTGCTGATGGATGTCGCGCTGCACAAGTGCGGCGTCACCTTCGTGCTGGACCGGGCCGGTGTCACCGGTACCGACGGCGCCTCGCACAACGGCATGTGGGACATGTCGATCCTTCAGGTCGTACCCGGCCTGCGGATCGCCGCACCGCGCGACGCCGACCAGGTCCGCGCCCAGCTGCGGGAGGCCGTCGAGGTCGATGACGCGCCCACCGTGGTGCGCTACTCCAAGGGCGCCGTAGGCCCCGCCGTGGAGGCCGTCGGACGGATCGGCGGCATGGACGTGCTGCGGGAGCCCGCCGAGGGCGTCACCCGGCCCGATGTCCTCCTGGTGTCCGTCGGCGCGCTCGCACCGATGTGCCTGGAGATCGCCGACCTGCTGGACAAGCAGGGCATCTCGACCACCGTCGTCGACCCCCGCTGGGTCAAGCCGGTCGACGCGGCGCTGCCGGGGCTGGCCGCCAAGCACCGGGTCGTGGTCACCGTCGAGGACAACGTCCGTTCCGGCGGCGTCGGTTCGGCCGTCTCCCAGGCGCTGCGCGACGCGGGTGTGGACGTGCCGCTGCGCGACTTCGGCATCCCCGAGCAGTTCCTCGACCACGCCTCCCGCAAGGAGGTCATGGCGGAGATCGGGCTCACCGCGCCGGACATCGCCCGCCAGGTCACCGGCCTGGTCTCGAAGATCGACGGACTGCCCCAGCCCGCTCTGCGGCCGACCGGGGAAGCCTCCGCCGACGACACCGCGGACGCCGCCGAGGGCGCCCGCGCCAAGGGTGCGGCCGAGCCGGCCGAGGCCACCCGCGACTGATTCCGCCGACGGCACGATGGGCCGGGCCGGTCATCCGTATGGATGTTCCGCCCGGCCCATCGGCATACGTACGGCCGCACCCCATCGGGTGAATCCCCTCCGTCCGGAGGCCCGCCGAAGCTGACTGTTTCCCGACATTGCGGAGACTCGGTCAGTTCAGGAGAGTTGCGAGGGTCGTCCAGGCGGAGGTTCGCCCATGAGCACACAGCACGGCACACCACACGATTCACGCCGCAATCGCGGTCTGTTCCGGACGAAGACTGTAGAACAGTCGATCCGGGATACCGAGGAGCCGGAGCACGCGCTCAAGAAGTCCCTGTCGGCGCTCGATCTGACCGTCTTCGGTGTCGGTGTCGTCATCGGCACCGGCATTTTCGTCCTCACCGGAAAAATCGCCAAGGAACAGGCCGGGCCCGCCGTCGCGCTGTCCTTCGTCGTCGCGGGCGTGGTCTGCGCGCTGGCGGCGCTGTGTTACGCGGAGTTCGCCTCCACCGTGCCGGTCGCCGGATCGGCCTACACCTTCTCGTACGCCTCACTGGGGGAGCTGCCCGCCTGGATCATCGGCTGGGACCTGATCCTGGAACTCGCCCTGGGCTGTGCGGTGGTCGCGGTCGGCTGGTCCGGCTATGTGCGCTCCCTGCTGGACTCCGCCGGGCTGCATCTGCCCGCCGCGCTGTCCGGTACCCATGAGGGGCGGTTCGGCTTCGATCTGCTCGCCTTCCTCCTCGTGCTGCTGCTGACCGCCATTCTGGTGTTCGGGATGAAGCTGTCCTCGCGGGTGACGGCGGTGGTCGTCGGGATCAAGGTCACCGTCGTCCTGCTGGTCATCGTCGCCGGTGCCTTCTTCATCAACGGCGCCAACTACACACCGTTCATCCCGCCCAGCGAGACCGGTGAAGCCAGCAGCGGACTGGGCGCCCCGCTCTCCCAGCTGATGTTCGGCCTCGCCCCGGCCACCTTCGGGACGATGGGCATCTTCGCCGCGGCGGCCGTGGTCTTCTTCGCCTTCATCGGCTTCGACATCGTGGCCACCGCCGCCGAGGAGACCCGCAATCCGCAGCGCGATGTGCCGCGCGGCATCCTCGGCTCACTGGCCATCTGCACGCTCCTCTACGTGGCCGTGTCGATCGTCGTGACCGGGATGCAGAAGTACAGCAAGCTCTCCACCGACGCCCCGCTCGCCGATGCCTTCAAGGACCTCGGACACCCCTTCTTCGCGGGCGTGATCAGCTTCGGTGCCGCCGTCGGCCTGACCTCCGTCAGCATGATTCTGCTGCTCGGCCAGAGCCGGGTGTTCTTCGCGATGAGCCGGGACGGGCTGCTGCCGCGGGCCTTCTCGCGGTCCCACCCGCGGTTCGGCACGCCCTACCGCTCGACCATCGCGCTGGGCGCCGTCGTCGCCGTCGTCGCAGGCTTCACCTCGATCGACGAACTCGCCGAACTGGTCAATATCGGCACCCTGTTCGCCTTCGTCGTGGTCGCCGTCGGCGTCATCCTGCTCCGCCGCTCCCGGCCCGATCTGCCCCGCTCCTTCCGCACCCCGCTGGTGCCGCTGGTGCCGGTGCTCTCGGTGGCCGCCTCGGTGTGGCTGATGCTCAATCTGCCCGCCGAGACCTGGGTCCGGTTCGCCATCTGGATGGTGCTCGGCTTCGTCATCTACTTCCTGTACGGGCGCTCACACAGCCGCCTCGGCCTCCGCAACCGCCAACCCGCCAAGGAGTGACGGCCGCACCCTCCTGGTCCCTCCGCCCGGCCCCGTATGCCGCGCCCGCCGTGGCCTACGGGGCCGGGCGGCCTCACCTGCCGGAGACGAGCTCGGCCGGGTGGTGCGGCGAGTGGGTGAGTCGAGCACCTTGACCTGGTTGGCCACCTAGTGCTGTGACCGGGATGGTTCACTGTGATCGGAAGGCGGCTCACGGGACGAGCGCCCGCGAAACGCCTGGTATTACTGGGGCATGCAGGAAGAGACCGCGCGCTCCGCAATCGACACGTTCATCTCCGCGTTCAACGCCTCGGACGACAGCTATGTGACTGCCCTGC is part of the Streptomyces platensis genome and harbors:
- a CDS encoding carbohydrate ABC transporter permease translates to MKHGKYRFIAGFLVLPLAIYAIFVISPFVQAIYYSLTDWTGLSPDMKMVGFDNYARLFQDEVFWSAVGNSVTLLLLLPVVTLSLGLFFAFMLNVGGRRRKKAVIGGVRGSGAYKILYFFPQVLSVPIVALLFQFAYNPESGALNAFFDAIGLDGVQPDWLGDPQIALWCVMAAMVWANVGFYVVLFSAGMSSIPKDFYEAALLDGANRFNTFFRITLPLLWDTVQTGWIYMGILALDVSAFAFVQIMSVGPGGPDYSTEVLPLYVYQKTFRDGQAGYATAIGVSLLIVTLVFSAVVMRLGRRERLEF
- a CDS encoding carbohydrate ABC transporter permease, whose protein sequence is MSAQTDPADLPGVTKEHTPAPDAARLPGPRGGQAHKDGHGGGSSEGKVLNVFSHGVLVIWGLLVTMPLLWAVVSSFKDDSEIFGSPWGLPSVLHFENWSRAWDKANMGQYFLNSLIVVGGSLIGTMLLGSMAAYVLARFDFPGNRFLYFLFVGGMGFPVILALVPLFFVMKNMALLDTYHGLILVYIAYSLPFTVFFLSGFFRTLPTSVAEAALIDGASHTRTFFQVMLPMAKPGLISVGIFNFLGQWNQYLLPTVLNVGEPDKKMLTQGLVALAVSQGYKGDWSGLFAGLTIAMLPVLAAYIIFQRQVVAGLTAGALK
- a CDS encoding ROK family transcriptional regulator; this encodes METPGSQSSLHRANLERVVRAVRMAGSLTQAEIARSTGLSAATVSNIVRELKDGGTVEVTPTSAGGRRARSVSLSGDAGIVVGVDFGHSHLRVAVGNLAHQVLAEEAEPIDVDASAAEGFDRAEQLVNRLIAATGIDAGKVVGVGLGVPGPIDVESGTLGSTAILPGWTGTNPGQELSGRLGVPVHVDNDANLGALGELVWGGGRGAADLAYIKVASGVGAGLVISGQIYRGPGGTAGEIGHITLDEAGPVCRCGNRGCLETFTAARYVLPLLQPSHGPDLTMARVVQLARDGDPGCRRVIADVGRYIGSGVANLCNLLNPSRVVLGGDLAEAGELVLAPIRESVSRYAIPSAARQLGIVPGTLGGRAEVLGALALVLSEMGDSTLLDGVQPADAPALA
- a CDS encoding substrate-binding domain-containing protein — protein: MNVWTRRVVIGTAAVSMALSVAACGKAGDGAKSGGGDNKTIGLLLPENKTTRYETFDRPLMESKIHALCSDCKVQYNNASQDTENQKKQFDALITQGVKVIILDPVDYKATKSWVNQAAKKGVKVVAYDRLAEGNISAYVSYDNEKIGRLQGQALVKALGDKAKDSNVVMINGSPTDPNMPFFKKGAHSVLDKQVKKVAYEQDIPDWSPDEANKKMSAALDSLGKDGFQGVYSGNDGMAGGIITALKQKGVDVPVGGQDAELAGLQRILKGDQAFTIYKQIKPQADSTAEIAVKLLKGEKIDSLTDTKVDSLSGEVKDIPAKLYDAQIVTKDNIASTILKDKVYKASQICTGDAKKACETAGIK
- a CDS encoding ATP-binding cassette domain-containing protein, whose amino-acid sequence is MIHVSATPVLALRGISKRFGAVQALTDVTLEIHPGEVVALVGDNGAGKSTLVKTISGVHPVDDGAIEWQGATVRINKPHDAQELGVATVYQDLALCDNLDVVANLFLGNETRTVGVLDEIAMEKRAKELLDTLSIRIPSVRIPVAALSGGQRQVVAIARALIGDPKVVILDEPTAALGVEQTAQVLDLVERLRERGLGVILISHNMADVQAVADRVAVLRLGRNNGVFDVEGTSHEEIIAAITGASDNAVTRRKARTDQVKKEVGA
- a CDS encoding sugar ABC transporter permease, producing the protein MSDLTKEPAATEPGAAEDAETTEAPATDAPAADTPETDAPAADTPAADAVQAAAVDPRLLVREQGFAGYLNDFKRRVRGGELGSLPVIIGLFVIAVVFQLKNSSFLSADSLANIGVYTSGLGIMAVGIVFVLLLGEIDLSVGSVAGVGAAVWAVLSVTNGVNDWVAVLIAIATGVAIGALHGFFFAKIGVPAFVVTLAGFLGWSGLQIWMMGKEGSINTPSGSVVENLTGYYFEDKGAAYGLALVAVLAYAGSLLLDSKRRRAAALPSRPLSEILLRTGVVAVLAFVVAYVLNEPAGARGLPLALVLFLAVLVIADFVVRRTTYGRQIFAVGGNAEAARRAGINVNKIRISVFAVSGMLAAFGGLFIASLSGGATKNLGSGNTLMNVIAAAVIGGTSLFGGRGKIWSALLGMLVIQSIQQGLNLLGMASEIQYMITGAVLLAAVVIDSVSRRTQKTAGRT
- the dxs gene encoding 1-deoxy-D-xylulose-5-phosphate synthase, with the protein product MLSRIKGPRDLDRLSSEQLEQLAGEIRTFLVDEVSKTGGHLGPNLGVVELTIALHRVFDSPKDKVLFDTGHQSYVHKLLTGRQDFSKLKAKGGLSGYPSRAESEHDVIENSHASTVLGWAEGIAKANEVRGCDNRVAAVIGDGALTGGMAWEALNNIAAAKDRPLVIVVNDNERSYAPTIGGLANHLATLRTTDGYERFLARGKDLLERTPVVGKPLYETLHGAKKGLKDFIAPQGMFEDLGLKYVGPIDGHDIEALESALTRAKRFGGPVIVHCLTEKGRGYQPALQDEADRFHAVGKIHPDTGLPISSGGKDWTSVFGDEMVELGKERKDIVAITAAMLQPVGLDKFAKAFPDRVYDVGIAEQHAAVSAAGMATGGLHPVFAVYATFLNRAFDQVLMDVALHKCGVTFVLDRAGVTGTDGASHNGMWDMSILQVVPGLRIAAPRDADQVRAQLREAVEVDDAPTVVRYSKGAVGPAVEAVGRIGGMDVLREPAEGVTRPDVLLVSVGALAPMCLEIADLLDKQGISTTVVDPRWVKPVDAALPGLAAKHRVVVTVEDNVRSGGVGSAVSQALRDAGVDVPLRDFGIPEQFLDHASRKEVMAEIGLTAPDIARQVTGLVSKIDGLPQPALRPTGEASADDTADAAEGARAKGAAEPAEATRD
- a CDS encoding amino acid permease, with product MSTQHGTPHDSRRNRGLFRTKTVEQSIRDTEEPEHALKKSLSALDLTVFGVGVVIGTGIFVLTGKIAKEQAGPAVALSFVVAGVVCALAALCYAEFASTVPVAGSAYTFSYASLGELPAWIIGWDLILELALGCAVVAVGWSGYVRSLLDSAGLHLPAALSGTHEGRFGFDLLAFLLVLLLTAILVFGMKLSSRVTAVVVGIKVTVVLLVIVAGAFFINGANYTPFIPPSETGEASSGLGAPLSQLMFGLAPATFGTMGIFAAAAVVFFAFIGFDIVATAAEETRNPQRDVPRGILGSLAICTLLYVAVSIVVTGMQKYSKLSTDAPLADAFKDLGHPFFAGVISFGAAVGLTSVSMILLLGQSRVFFAMSRDGLLPRAFSRSHPRFGTPYRSTIALGAVVAVVAGFTSIDELAELVNIGTLFAFVVVAVGVILLRRSRPDLPRSFRTPLVPLVPVLSVAASVWLMLNLPAETWVRFAIWMVLGFVIYFLYGRSHSRLGLRNRQPAKE